In Mastigocladopsis repens PCC 10914, a single window of DNA contains:
- a CDS encoding NAD-dependent epimerase/dehydratase family protein, producing the protein MKVLVIGGDGYCGWATALYLSNRGYEVGILDSLVRRHWDNELGVQTLTPITPIQQRIQRWHDLTGKSIDLFISDITNYESLNKALHTFEPEAIVHFGEQRSAPFSMIDREHAVFTQVNNVVGTLNLLYAMREDFPNCHLVKLGTMGEYGTPNIDIEEGYITIEHNGRQDTLPYPKQPGSMYHLSKVHDSHNIHFACRIWGLRATDLNQGVVYGVLTEETGMDELLINRLDYDGVFGTALNRFCIQAAIGHPLTVYGKGGQTRGFLDIRDTVRCVELAIANPAQAGEFRVFNQFTEQFSVGDLAMMVKKAGNAMGLNVEINHLDNPRVEREEHYFNAKNTRLLDLGLQPHYLSDSLLDSLLNFAIKYQHQVDKNQILPKVSWRRN; encoded by the coding sequence ACTTTACCTTTCAAATCGCGGTTATGAAGTTGGTATTCTAGACAGTTTAGTGCGGCGGCACTGGGACAACGAATTGGGAGTGCAAACTCTTACCCCAATTACGCCAATTCAGCAACGTATACAGCGCTGGCACGATTTGACAGGTAAATCTATCGATCTTTTCATTAGCGACATTACTAATTACGAGTCTCTTAATAAGGCGCTGCATACATTTGAGCCAGAAGCCATTGTGCATTTTGGCGAACAACGTTCAGCACCTTTTTCAATGATTGACCGCGAACACGCAGTTTTCACTCAAGTGAACAACGTAGTTGGTACGTTGAACTTGCTGTATGCGATGCGGGAAGATTTCCCCAACTGTCACTTGGTAAAACTGGGGACAATGGGTGAATACGGCACACCCAACATCGATATTGAAGAAGGATACATCACTATAGAACACAACGGACGCCAAGATACCTTACCCTATCCCAAGCAGCCCGGTTCAATGTATCACTTAAGCAAAGTTCATGACAGTCACAATATCCACTTTGCTTGTCGGATTTGGGGATTAAGGGCAACAGACTTAAATCAAGGTGTCGTCTACGGCGTTTTAACCGAAGAGACAGGGATGGACGAACTGTTGATTAACCGCCTTGATTACGATGGCGTATTTGGGACGGCGCTAAACCGTTTCTGCATTCAAGCAGCTATTGGACATCCCCTTACTGTCTATGGAAAAGGCGGACAAACTCGAGGATTTTTGGATATTCGGGATACCGTGCGATGTGTTGAACTAGCTATAGCCAACCCAGCCCAAGCTGGGGAATTCCGCGTGTTCAACCAGTTTACCGAACAATTTAGCGTCGGCGACTTGGCGATGATGGTGAAAAAAGCTGGTAACGCAATGGGACTGAATGTGGAAATTAATCATTTAGATAATCCCAGGGTCGAGAGAGAAGAACATTACTTCAATGCTAAAAATACCAGATTGCTGGATCTTGGCTTGCAGCCCCACTATCTTTCTGATTCTCTTCTCGATTCTCTCTTGAACTTTGCTATTAAGTACCAGCATCAAGTCGATAAAA